The following nucleotide sequence is from Anopheles stephensi strain Indian chromosome 3, UCI_ANSTEP_V1.0, whole genome shotgun sequence.
TTTAGTCCTCAAACGACTCCGGTCGCCTCGCCACAACAGCCACACCTTCCACAGCCTTTAGCAACATCACCTCAGCAACCGCAGCCGCAGGTGCAGAAGCTCGTCAGCAATCTGGTCTCATCGCCGTCTACTCCCCCGgcggcaccggcaccggcggCAGCACAAGCCTTTCCAGCCACGCACAGTCCCATCTCCCCGTCGGCACCACCTATGACGCAAAGTTTCCAAGACcaccagcaacatcaacatcaggcactgcagcagcagcagcagcagcagcagcagcagcagcagcagcaacagttcaACGAAGAGCGACAACGGTATCAATCGCATCTGCAGCTGCAACTGAATCAAATATCCGCCGTTAGCCCCAATATGCATCAGATGCAGTTTTTGCAACCCACCGCGGCTGAGTACGATTCGGTAAGCCCTTTTTCAGGTctgcgccatttttttttgcagtacCACTAATACTCATATTGAAACACATTGTGTCCCACAGCTTAAGTTTATGAACTACGAACAGTTGGAGCAGCGATTAGCCAGCTTAGACAAGGAGATGGAAAAGGAGCTGGCGGAAACGAAGAAGCGGTACACCTCCAAACGCCAACCGATCCTGGACGCGATCGAGGCCAAGCAGCAGAAGCGCCagcagaagctggaagagtTCTGAGTAACGTCCAGCGCAGTACAGCCGGACGTTTCATTGGTTATAGTGGTAAATTAGTGGATAGCGCGATATTTAATAGGCATAATTACGATCGAGCGCGTAGGCTGCCGCCATTTAGTTGCAAATTCCTATTACTTTTGTAAAACATATCCACCCGGGAACATTCAACGACGGCGCTGTACCCTGCCACAGATCAGGGCGGGAAAATGTCGCTAGCTAAATTCGCGTCCGCCTTAAGTATTTTGGGATGCTTCTGGCGACCCACTCCTAGAGGTATTTCCCATAGCTTCATTTTTTGCTGATATTAGCCGTACCGAGCAATTCTTGTAGCAATTGGTGTGATCGGATGGTGGTGTGCATCTGGAACAGATCTGATATTTTACCCTAACTTTAACCCCATCGTAGCGCGATCATTCATCTGCACCCACGTTTTAATTCTGTGCTTGGGGAGCCTCCGGTTTTACGTTTTGCTGTATCGTTTCTAGCCCCTCATGGTGTCATGATCGTCCGTCCCTGGAAGCCAAGTGCATTACAATGTCGCCCCTGCCACATTCTGTTCTGTTGAGGTTTAGCATGCtggttaattaaaaaaaaagataacttTGCTTGATGATTAACCTGCCACCGAATTGCTGATCGGGTGGTCGGTTTTTCCCaattcaaataatttattgacAACTCGTTAATCGTTATCGCATGCGGATCGAGTGGGACACACGATAGTGCGCAGTGGTAGTGTATGATTCTAACtgaaaagtgaagaaaattaCCTTAAAAAGATGCAGACCTCAAAACTAACCGAGAAGattgaaagcaaaacacaataaTCCTACAATACCCTGTGCTTAGCCAAGGGTTAAGAaattatacatatatatatccAGCTCCAGAGCGCGTGATTGACGATTATATACAGAGCAACAAACCTCACATACACTGAACGCAATGCAATTTATGGACTCATCGATCAGACACATTTTATAAGCTAAAATTAAGCCActatactctctctctcttggtaTGATAATTAATAATGAGATTTGGTAGACCTCCCGGAGGAAATCGCGATAAGGTATTTGAAGAACCCCGGGAAAAAGTCAGGACAACAGCATACCTTGTTacatagaaaataaaaacaaaaacggaataACGAAAGTGCtaaaagtgagagagagacccAAAGGTGGTAGGTGATGAGGGAGAAACATAGCAATGAACGAAAGTGCTACATTTTATTCTTGAAACATATACAAGTTTATTGAGAAATAGTATCTATATCTACCGCTGCTAGAGATATGACAAATAGGTCGATAACAAGAGAAAGGGGCGCATCAGAGAATGATTGATTAAAAGAATGAATGAAACGCGATAATAAGCTACCCCCGGGATACAGGAATAATGcgattaaaaattgtaaagTAGTACGACGATGCACCGAATTACTGGACAAAAGCCACAACGGCTCGGAAGAACAAAAATCACACCCATAAACACACTCACAGGAGATAAATAAAGTTGAACTTTAAGGTTGCCAtgcatttatatttaaaaaagttcCAACCGTTGCTCGCGATTTTAAACCAACCTTTCGACCGTACAGCATAAACGAGCGATCATTCCAGTGCGTATCTGATTACTTTTTCTTGGTGCGTTGTCGTGTTCATCAAAACAAGTTGCCTTTCCAGCTGCATCATGCACATGCGCCAGAAAGAGAGGAGCGATGATGGAGCTAGAGCGGTCCCGCTCGCACTCGTATGTAGCATACGCAGTGCCTTTCACTCGCGAGCTAGCATAGCACGGCGCACCGCGTACACCAGTTGCATACACCGTGAAGCGATGCTCGTGTGGAAAGATTGTACGTGGCAATGTAGGGTCCCTCGCGGGACGATCGTGCTGTATTTACTAGTGTTTTGTCAATTGTACGTTCTTGTTGGGACGCAACAGCAACCtccaccgcagcagcagcagcagcagcagcaacagcatccgccgccgcagcaacaacagcaacatccgcctccgcagcaacaacaacaacaacagccgccTCCGCcgccgcaacaacagcagcaacagcagccgccaccgccaccaccaccacagcagtatcagcaacagcatcctccccagcagcaacaacagcaattccaacagcagcaacaacaacaccctcCTCCACAGCAattccagcagcaacagcaacaccctCCTCCACAGcaattccagcagcagcagcaacaccctCCTCCACAGCAATTCCAGCAACATCCGCctccccagcagcagcagcagcatcacccgCAACAGTTCCAGCAACAGGCGCCGGTTCCCCACGACGTCGGAGGCCAGCATCCGCCACCGGTTCAGCACCAACCGGTCATCGCCCTTCAGGATATTCCCGAGCACGACCGACCATGGTACGAGTCGCTGCCAGCTGTTGCGATGGACTACAAGGTGCACATCGATGCTGGCAAGGAGGACTGCTACTTCCAGTACGTCCAGCAGGGCAGTACGCTCTATGTAAGCTTCCACGTTATCCGCGGCGGTGACGGAATGGCCGGCTTTGCGGTTCGCAATCCGCGCGGTGAAATTGTCCACCCGTACCAGTGGCAAGCGTCCAGCGATTACACGGACGGTGCCGCGATGGGTGGATTCTATGCCGTGTGCATCGACAATCAGTTCTCGCGGTTCGCCAGCAAGCTGGTCAATCTGTACATTACCGTGATCCGGTACGAAGAGTGGGAAAAGTTTACCAAGGAGATTGAAGACTTGAACGTTAACATGGACAACTTTACGGTATGTATGCCGAAGCAAATATGTGCGAAGACTTTCGCTCACTTGGCTGCTTATCTGTTTCTTCTTCCAACAGGGCACAATTTCGACGGTGGAACGGAACCTCAACGCCATGTTCCAGTATCAGGCCCATTCCCGCAACAACGAAGCCCGTGATTATGCGCTGATTTTAGACAACAATGCGTACATCTGGAAGTGGTCCGTGCTGCAGATTCTGGTGATCGTGTTCACCACCTCGGTGCAGGTGTACTTTGTGCGGAAACTGTTCGACATTAAGACGGGCAGTGGCAAGAGTCGCATTTAGagcaaggcaaacaaacaaactaccCAATTTCGAATTAAGCAATCCTTACTCGAAAATACTTCCCGTTCCGGTTGAACTGTTACGATGTCGATACTTACAAAGTAACCACCGGGTGCGTGCATTACGAACGTGCTGTTGTGCTGTTTTGATTCAGAATCCACGCACACAGAAAACATTCCCCGAGGATGCATTTTCCACCCGCTCCAAACGTGTAAGTCAAGGTGGCTTCCGTTGACCAGTATTGGACGGACAGTTTTTCCCTCCGTTATCTTCCATGTTGACTGAAAGTGAATACAAtcagcttttttgtttgcacaatattgcccccatcgttctgttttgttgcatATATTATTTACCGTGGCCAAACAATAGACGGAGTTCATAAAGAAAAAATGGGGCGCTGTGGAGGAACGGCCCAAAATCCACCTGTTTTTGATGACAAGTAGaatgcaaagaaaagaaaaaaaactgtaaaaacgtaaacaaaacaaacagctgtCAAAGTCATCCTGCTACCCCACCCCATATAGCTTCACGTTCTTTCGCTTTATGCTTCTTTTTTATGTGATAAAATGCCTGATTATCAGTTTTAAGGGACCATTTGATAACTCTAAATAATGTTTCTGAGACAGTTTAATGCTTTCCCTCCGGCATTCTTATCTGCTGTACAAGATAGTGCTGTGTTCCGTCTCGGTGCG
It contains:
- the LOC118510519 gene encoding uncharacterized protein LOC118510519, giving the protein MHMRQKERSDDGARAVPLALVCSIRSAFHSRASIARRTAYTSCIHREAMLVWKDCTWQCRVPRGTIVLYLLVFCQLYVLVGTQQQPPPQQQQQQQQQHPPPQQQQQHPPPQQQQQQQPPPPPQQQQQQQPPPPPPPQQYQQQHPPQQQQQQFQQQQQQHPPPQQFQQQQQHPPPQQFQQQQQHPPPQQFQQHPPPQQQQQHHPQQFQQQAPVPHDVGGQHPPPVQHQPVIALQDIPEHDRPWYESLPAVAMDYKVHIDAGKEDCYFQYVQQGSTLYVSFHVIRGGDGMAGFAVRNPRGEIVHPYQWQASSDYTDGAAMGGFYAVCIDNQFSRFASKLVNLYITVIRYEEWEKFTKEIEDLNVNMDNFTGTISTVERNLNAMFQYQAHSRNNEARDYALILDNNAYIWKWSVLQILVIVFTTSVQVYFVRKLFDIKTGSGKSRI